The following are encoded in a window of Panicum virgatum strain AP13 chromosome 5N, P.virgatum_v5, whole genome shotgun sequence genomic DNA:
- the LOC120676428 gene encoding uncharacterized protein LOC120676428, with the protein MEEIDPYEFPKTGCRCTVTIIRLAETQTWWYPACNFCRKSCQQDGSSYICLECNTIDKYSYKYKLPFIASDGTEESEMIAFATVAHRIVGKPVEAVMRSYRNRDNIPADIAAIVSSKFTFSNTMAEASYRNPKKSYQVNSIIHSYGKQHALPFHPPNQSQLVTQNANFYAQSSGSVLPSNTPKSSSESPILDTPTKMLPLEQFSLQTPAKTSELPPNASEENTNTLSTTPPATKSSKKRLHMSEKDDEVDEEESPSETATLNRENDDEKSSDLQSSSHPKAMSPPGKPSTTKLPKTPKK; encoded by the exons ATGGAAGAGATAGATCCTTATGAATTTCCG AAAACTGGATGCCGCTGCACTGTAACTATCATCCGTTTAGCTGAAACACAAACTTGGTGGTACCCAGCATGCAATTTCTGTCGCAAATCATGTCAACAAGATGGTTCTTCCTACATATGCTTAGAATGCAATACCATTGATAAATACTCATACAA ATACAAACTTCCATTCATTGCTTCTGATGGGACTGAAGAATCTGAGATGATTGCATTTGCTACTGTTGCTCATCGTATTGTTGGTAAACCAGTTGAAGCTGTGATGAGATCTTATAGAAACAGGGACAACATTCCCGCTGATATTGCAGCTATAGTCTCGTCCAAATTCACCTTTTCTAATACCATGGCCGAAGCTAGCTACCGCAACCCTAAGAAATCATACCAGGTCAATAGTATAATTCATAGCTATGGCAAGCAACATGCCCTTCCATTCCACCCTCCCAATCAAAGCCAGCTAGTAACCCAAAATGCCAACTTCTATGCCCAATCAAGTGGAAGTGTCCTTCCATCAAACACACCTAAGAGCAGTTCTGAATCACCTATCCTTGACACACCTACTAAGATGCTACCTCTAGAACAGTTTTCTCTTCAGACCCCAGCTAAAACCTCTGAGCTTCCTCCAAATGCTTCAGAAGAGAACACCAATAC CCTCTCTACAACACCACCTGCAACAAAATCATCCAAGAAAAGACTCCACATGTCCGAAAAAGATGATGAAGTG GATGAAGAAGAGTCACCATCTGAGACAGCAACACTTAACAGggagaatgatgatgaaaaaagTTCTGATCTACAAAG CTCTTCACATCCAAAAGCAATGTCGCCACCAGGGAAGCCCAGCACAACCAAGCTTCCAAAAACTCCCAAAAAATAA
- the LOC120675043 gene encoding replication protein A 70 kDa DNA-binding subunit-like yields the protein MVFSPLSTLQPKDWHKTIHVRVCRKWEYRGINEDNPLQHIDLVLVDSQGNTMYAEIPAKEADKHGPIIQADRTYVISRFRVCNAKDAFRSVPGPYMLEFTCHTKISAATEEITEPKYIYNLTPFSKLPEFINDKKKFHDILGILTEINEPQWIPFSNQSKPSLRRDIKLKDEIGEEIKLVLWGSKATQFDIIHWMPCQTLPW from the exons ATGGTTTTCAGCCCACTTTCAACCTTACAGCCCAAAGATTGGCACAAAACAATTCATGTGCGTGTCTGCAGAAAATGGGAGTATCGTGGAATCAACGAAGACAACCCCTTGCAGCATATCGATTTGGTTCTTGTCGACAGCCAG GGAAACACCATGTATGCTGAGATCCCAGCAAAAGAGGCAGACAAACATGGTCCGATTATACAAGCTGATAGAACTTATGTCATAAGCCGCTTCAGAGTTTGCAATGCAAAAGATGCTTTCAGATCTGTTCCTGGACCATATATGTTGGAGTTTACCTGCCATACCAAAATCAGTGCAGCAACTGAAGAAATAACTGAACCCAAGTACATCTACAACCTAACTCCATTCAGCAAACTTCCAGAGTTCATTAacgacaaaaaaaaattccatg ATATCTTGGGCATACTCACAGAGATAAATGAACCGCAATGGATTCCATTCTCAAATCAATCCAAACCTAGTCTGCGTCGTGATATCAAGCTGAAAGATGAAAT CGGTGAAGAGATCAAGCTAGTTCTTTGGGGCTCCAAAGCAACACAATTTGATATTATTCACTGGATGCCTTGTCAAACTTTACCGTG GTGA
- the LOC120673613 gene encoding serine/threonine-protein kinase MRK1-like, which produces MAAPGLDQVMAFLTDHGFAGAASALRDDVLERTAAGEGARDAALDPQLPPLRMPGSASASGGGGGAGAGASTPAPESPGSSSGSASSSAFVSMRSTPSGLLNPYGLWSPRHSQSDASSSEMEFGTARQYDTTDLFFQEGWLYDDHLFPSKLDDEDDEGKEEDKFVLGVHDGSELIEIGKLGAGHSHRHEHIGNDSCEGCAEVYTCSSPLCGCCGGGLKIDGLEVARSSSSTVYGRYQIMDDQTEILDDCAQDGFQFKQSGDVVPDCDMPRDPGRGDDDSELSVVEKELQMLSSFDNDAVANHSVHDFMDNGELDDSREKNLKSSSDKEYLKEGNRVQPFPESGDDAYEFQNVGLLNSDIQHSTALKAEEDPETNIGLALANFHQEYEVFELRIIHRKNRTGFEESKDFPIVLNSVIAGRYYVTEYLGSAAFSKVVQAHDLQTGMDVCLKIIKNDKDFFDQSLDEIKLLKFVNKYDPLDEHHVLRLYDYFYHQEHLFIVTELLRANLYEFQKYNHESGGEVYFTLPRIQVVARQCLEALVYLHHLRIIHCDLKPENILIKSYSRCEIKVIDLGSSCFLTDNLCLYVQSRSYRAPEVILGLPYDQRIDIWSLGCILAELYTGEVLFPNEPVPMMLAQMIGIVGPIDMEMLELGQETHKYFTDDYDLFTKNEETDQLEYLIPEKSSLRRHLQCPDSEFVDFLSYLLQINPRRRPTADEALQHPWLSFAY; this is translated from the exons ATGGCGGCGCCGGGGCTGGACCAGGTCATGGCGTTCCTCACCGACCACGGCTTCGCGGGCGCCGCGTCCGCGCTCCGCGACGACGTCCTCGAgcgcaccgccgccggtgagggcGCCCGCGACGCGGCATTAGATCCCCAGCTCCCGCCGCTCCGGATGCccggctccgcctccgcctcaggcggcggcggcggcgctggagctggCGCTAGCACGCCGGCGCCCGAGAGCCCCGGCTCCAGCTCCGGCTCGGCGTCCTCGTCCGCTTTCGTCAGCATGCGCTCCACGCCCTCAG GGCTGTTGAACCCATATGGGCTATGGTCGCCGCGGCACTCGCAGTCGGACGCGTCGTCATCGGAGATGGAGTTTGGTACTGCGCGCCAGTACGACACCACCGACCTCTTCTTCCAAGAGGGTTGGCTCTACGACGACCACCTCTTCCCTAGCAAGCTGGACGATGAGGATGACGAAGGCAAAGAGGAGGACAAGTTTGTACTCGGGGTTCACGATGGCTCAGAACTGATAGAAATAGGCAAGCTTGGGGCAGGCCACAGCCACCGTCACGAACACATTGGCAATGACAGCTGTGAGGGGTGCGCTGAGGTGTACACATGCTCATCGCCACTCTGTGGTTGCTGTGGAGGGGGACTCAAGATTGACGGGCTTGAGGTAGCCAGGAGCTCAAGCTCCACCGTGTACGGGAGATACCAGATCATGGATGACCAGACAGAGATACTGGATGATTGTGCCCAGGATGGGTTTCAGTTCAAGCAGAGTGGAGATGTTGTGCCTGATTGCGATATGCCGAGGGATCCTGGGCGAGGAGATGATGATTCAGAGCTGAGTGTTGTGGAGAAGGAGCTTCAAATGCTCAGTTCATTTGATAATGATGCTGTTGCGA ATCATAGTGTACATGATTTCATGGACAATGGTGAGCTTGATGACAGCAGGGAAAAAAATCTGAAAAGCAGTAGTGATAAAGAATATCTGAAAGAAGGTAATAGGGTACAACCTTTCCCTGAAAGTGGCGATGATGCATATGagtttcaaaatgttgggcTGTTAAATTCAGATATTCAACATTCAACTGCTCTTAAAGCTGAGGAAGATCCAGAGACAAATATTGGTCTTGCTCTCGCTAATTTTCACCAAGAATATGAGGTATTTGAATTGAGAATTATCCACCGCAAGAACAG GACTGGCTTTGAAGAAAGCAAAGATTTTCCTATTGTCTTGAATTCAGTTATAGCTGGAAGATATTATGTCACCGAATATCTAGGCTCAGCTGCATTCAGCAAGGTCGTGCAAGCACATGATCTTCAGACAGGAATGGATGTTTGccttaaaataattaaaaatgaTAAGGACTTCTTCGACCAAAGCTTGGATGAGATAAAACTCCTGAAGTTCGTGAACAAATATGATCCACTAGATGAGCACCATGTTTTGCGCCTCTATGACTACTTCTACCATCAG GAACACCTCTTTATCGTCACCGAACTATTACGAGCAAATCTTTATGAGTTTCAGAAATATAATCATGAATCTGGTGGTGAGGTGTATTTTACTTTGCCTAGGATACAG GTTGTAGCTCGGCAATGCTTAGAGGCGTTGGTTTACTTGCATCATTTGAGGATCATTCATTGTGACCTGAAGCCAGAGAATATTCTTATCAAAAGCTACAGCAGATGCGAAATCAAAGTCATCGATCTGGGAAGTAGTTGCTTTTTGACAGACAACTTATGCCTCTATGTCCAATCACGCTCATATCGAGCTCCTGAAGTCATTCTGGGCCTACCATATGATCAGAGGATTGATATTTGGTCTCTTGGTTGCATCCTTGCTGAACTATACACTGGTGAG GTGTTATTTCCTAATGAGCCTGTGCCCATGATGCTTGCACAAATGATTGGGATAGTCGGTCCAATTGACATGGAAATGCTAGAATTGGGACAGGAGACACATAAGTATTTCACTGATGATTACGATCTTTTTACCAAGAATGAG GAGACAGATCAGCTGGAGTACTTGATCCCGGAGAAATCATCCTTGCGACGACACTTGCAATGTCCTGATTCAGAATTTGTTGATTTTTTGTCCTATTTGTTGCAAATAAATCCCAGGAGAAGACCAACAGCCGATGAAGCACTACAACATCCATGGCTTTCTTTTGCGTACTAA
- the LOC120673179 gene encoding pentatricopeptide repeat-containing protein At5g39980, chloroplastic-like: MPPTAASAATATAAAAALPFPSPRRVPAAKSVWVNPNLPTSHPLHHRHKSAAELQQRQHEDRALDVPALVAALSAARTAADLAAVLAPHRPVSARLLGALLSRLPEPRRGVALLDLLAPDLTAPALLIPYNLLLRSACRAGELRLASGLLLEMRDRGVTPDAFSYSTLLAALTRAGHLDHALTFLPLMEDDAVAPDLILFSNLIHLALRGGDAPKALALFSRLRGAGIRPDRKAYNAAVAAYCKSDLLRDAKRLLLHDMPADGVAPDAESYSPILAALARRGRHLAAVSLFSHMRAVARVKPDLSVFNIVLNAYGQLDLAREADRLFWNMRRAGVAPSVVTYNTMLRVYGDAGLFGEAVHLFGLMRSASDGNGGAGSSIKPNVVTYNTMIAIYGKSLEDEKAGSLVQDMQANGVQPNAITYSTILSIWVKAGKLDRAAKLFEKLREAGTEIDPVLYQTMVVGYERAGLVSQAKRLLHDLKDQDGIPKETAIKILASAGRVEEAAWLFRRAANTGEIKDSSVHRAMMDLFAKNRRHRNVIEVFDEMRKLGQLPDSETIATAMNAYGKLKEFDKAAVLYQTMREEGCVFSDRVHFQMISLLGAQDFEALETLVGELSHDPNIDKRELYLVAAGTYERAYKFDKASQIISQIRSSNGFDVQKFR, encoded by the coding sequence ATGCCTCCCACTGCCGCGTCCGCGGCCACGGCTacggccgcagccgccgcgctgCCCTTCCCTTCCCCGCGCCGCGTCCCGGCAGCGAAATCCGTCTGGGTGAACCCCAACCTCCCCACCTCCCAtcccctccaccaccgccacaaGTCCGCCGCCGAGCTGCAGCAGCGCCAGCACGAGGACCGCGCCCTCGACGTCCCCGCACTCGTGGCCGCGCTCTCTGCCGCGCGGACGGCGGCCGACCTGGCCGCCGTGCTCGCCCCGCACCGCCCCGTCTCCGCGCGCCTCCTCGGCGCGCTCctctcccgcctccccgagccgcgccgcggcgtcgcGCTGCTCGACCTCCTCGCGCCGGACCTCACGGCCCCCGCGCTCCTCATCCCCTAcaacctcctcctccgctccgCGTGCCGCGCTGGCGAGCTCCGCCTCGCCTCCGGCCTGCTCCTCGAGATGCGGGACAGGGGCGTGACCCCCGACGCGTTCTCCTACTCCACGCTCCTCGCGGCGCTCACCCGCGCGGGCCACCTCGACCACGCGCTCACCTTCCTGCCGCTCATGGAGGATGACGCCGTGGCCCCGGACCTCATCCTCTTCTCCAACCTCATCCACCTcgccctccgcggcggcgacgcgcccAAGGCGCTCGCGCTCTTCtcccggctgcggggcgcggGGATCAGGCCCGACCGCAAGGCCTacaacgccgccgtcgccgcctactGCAAGTCCGACCTGCTCCGCGACGCCAAGCGGCTGCTGCTCCACGACATGCCCGCCGACGGCGTCGCGCCCGACGCGGAGTCCTACTCCCCGATCCTCGCCGCGCTGGCGCGCCGCGGGCGGCACCTCGCGGCCGTGTCGCTCTTCTCGCACATGCGCGCCGTGGCGCGCGTCAAGCCGGACCTCTCCGTGTTCAACATCGTGCTCAACGCGTACGGGCAGCTGGACCTCGCGCGCGAGGCGGACCGGCTGTTCTGGAACATGCGCCGGGCCGGCGTGGCGCCGAGCGTGGTCACCTACAACACCATGCTCCGCGTCTACGGCGACGCCGGGCTGTTCGGCGAGGCAGTTCACCTGTTCGGTCTCATGCGCAGCGCTTCTGATGGCAATGGTGGCGCTGGCAGCAGCATCAAGCCGAACGTGGTGACGTACAACACCATGATTGCCATCTACGGCAAGTCGCTGGAGGACGAGAAAGCCGGGAGCTTGGTGCAGGACATGCAGGCCAATGGCGTCCAGCCCAACGCCATCACTTACTCCACCATCCTCTCCATATGGGTGAAGGCCGGGAAGCTGGACCGCGCTGCCAAGCTGTTTGAGAAGCTGCGGGAAGCCGGCACGGAGATCGACCCGGTGCTGTACCAGACAATGGTAGTGGGCTATGAGCGTGCCGGGCTTGTTTCGCAGGCCAAGCGTTTGTTGCACGACCTGAAAGATCAGGACGGCATCCCCAAGGAGACTGCCATCAAAATCTTGGCGAGCGCCGGTCGTGTGGAAGAGGCAGCATGGCTGTTCCGCCGTGCAGCCAACACCGGCGAGATTAAGGACTCGTCGGTGCACAGAGCCATGATGGACTTGTTTGCCAAGAACCGGAGGCACCGGAATGTGATCGAGGTGTTTGATGAAATGAGGAAGCTGGGTCAGTTGCCGGACTCGGAGACGATCGCCACCGCGATGAATGCTTATGGAAAGCTGAAGGAATTCGACAAGGCCGCGGTACTATACCAGACAATGAGGGAGGAAGGCTGCGTGTTCTCAGATCGGGTGCACTTCCAGATGATCAGCCTGCTTGGAGCTCAGGACTTCGAGGCGCTGGAGACGCTGGTCGGCGAGCTTAGCCATGACCCAAACATCGACAAGCGGGAGCTTTACCTTGTGGCTGCCGGCACCTATGAGAGAGCATACAAGTTTGATAAGGCATCCCAGATAATAAGCCAGATAAGGAGCTCCAACGGTTTTGATGTCCAGAAATTCAGATAA